The genomic DNA AGGTCACTCAGCCAATTTCACATAAATGGATTGATTTCAATGTCAAAAAATTTGTGCATGATCTTTTTTGGAAATGTGTCAAAAAGACCATAATCAGGTATTATAAGAATTCCATGATCAGTCACTAGTAGAAAGTCCAGGTGTTACATGACATTGTATGGTGTATGCAAAATATCCTAAATTAAAGTACATGTTCTATGTATGGAAGTATTTGCTGAAGCCCTCAGCCAATCAGTTTTGacataatgcaatagttaacctgaactaacaattaacagtattttttaagtatttattaatcttagttaatggtaatttcaacatatagtaatatgtgttaaagaaaaaaaatcaaaagttgcatctgttaacattagttaatgcactatgaactaacatgaacttacaatgaatggacaatagtatttttattaactaacattaacaaagattaataaatgatgtaaaaaaatacattgttaatttttagttcatgatacctaatgcattaacttatgttaacaaatcgAACCTTATTGCAGTGTTACCTATACACTAATAATGTGCAATGTAAGGCACTCCACATGTTGTTTGTGAGTCTGAATGTATCTTTGCTGTTCAAAAACACAACGCAATGCGATTTAATTAGGCTGAAGAGAAACTGGATTAAGCAGGCTATTCAAATGTCTGCAGAGAAATTCCATTTCTTATTTGGACAAATTAACGTCTTGTGTGCACTTGGCCGCCAACAAACCCATGTCAGTTTGAGTGTAGAGCTCCAGGTTACAGCTTGTGGATCACTGGACAAATGTTCTGAGACCAATCTAAATGCTGTTTCCATCCAGCAAAGGGAATGTAAGTTTATCATGCATGAAAGAGTCATTTTctttttactgtatattactcACATATTAGCATACACTACTTTCAACACTTTGAGATGTTTTTTGAACTGTACATACCACAACtgtacataataataattatgtcacAACACCTAAAATATACTTTATCTTATAGATTAATATACAATTTTACctaaaatattaatgttgatAAACAAAAGTTCATGGATATGTATGTTATGCGTCAACTACccagtaataatataataataatgaatgcagAAAAATGCGGATGAGGACAGCGGTTAAGTATGTTTGTGTGTCGCATCCTTTCAGAATGTTACAGCCTTTTAATTTGCCAACAAAGAAGAGCAGCTGGCATGCATACCTCAACAATAAATGGGCAATGAAACATTGTTCATGACACACAAGAACAGCTAGAGAAAACGCAAGCAGCATATCTCACCAAGGATGCTGTCAATATCATGCAAAATATTGCTAGATCTGGACTTTGTGTGATTACAAATAATATTGCTATCACACCATGGACTGATATTACTCAGGAGCACACatcacttttttaaaaatgtttttttctttctttctttctttttttttttttttacaaaggccTGGAAAAATAATGATTATTAGTGAACTGATTGGCAGGAGAGGGACATCCATCTTAATTAGAACTGTTCTTGCAGCAGTCTGGATTTAGTGACGTGTACATATCAATATTCATGCCTGTAAATAAGTTAACGAGACAAACAATACAAATACATTATACCctatatctttttttaattattattctagCATTATACATTTCATAATTGTCTACTCTAGGTTTCTCTAGTTGTGCGTTTACACAGtgttacaatttaaatgaattgattaaattgaagtattttacATTATTTGATGATTCTAAGTTTCAAAGTAAAATATGTGAGTGATCTATCAATCTTGTTTGCATGCCCAAACACTCAGATGCCACTTCAGCTGAGTATGTCCAGAAACCAAGCAGCTGGGTATAGAGCCACCACATCAGTTAGAAAGATGCTGTTCCAAATATGGGAATATTTTAACACAAATGATGGGTCACCACCTTTCTAGAGGTGGATCATTGATATTCTTAAACAGTGGCTTACTTAAGattccttaaataaaaaaataaataaaaaaaattgtgcttcttATTAATCACCAATATTATTGTTATCATATCTTTGGGGGATGTTTAACAGAGTAGCAACATTTAAGTATTATGTACACTGCAAAAAGTGGTTTCATTTTCTCTTTTAGAGTGCATACCTAAAGCCAAGCCATGAACATTGGATGAACACGGATGGCTTGATGGATTTTTCCTGAAATAATCTTTAGTAaaggcatcatttaaaaaaagagaatgtAAATTAAGGTCCATCAATGCAGTCTACAGCATACAGTATAATTAGTAAAGCAGCAATAAAAGGGATTTTGGCAGCATCTTTATGGCTTTATTGACTTGGGACTTAAGCTGTTTTGCTTGTGGCTTGTGGGAAACCCAGCATCGGTTAGTGGAGGGAGGTTGTGTTTGGCAAAGGCCATTCAGCTACAGTGAGACAGATACAATGCAGGTGCTTTAGATGCTGTCTGTATCCTCAGCTATTTTCACTTAAAGCTCATCTATTACTCCACTGGCTGTACATAAAATGAGGCAGTCGTAAATACTATCTTTCACTGTATCTATGTGAAATTTAGGAGTGTGCTCGAAAGGTCAGATCATGTTTAAAGAAAACTGTTTAAGTGTGAATGAAAAGGTCAGAAACAGTTTAGGtcaatgtatttaaaattaaactgatcaACTGAGATTTTAGAATTAACTGTATATCTGAGACTTAAGGAATATTTTCCTGCAGTTCTATCCACATTGTGACACATTTCCTGAGAAGGTCATATTTTTCTGAACCAGGGATTTAATTTTCTATTAATACTTATGGCACCTTAAACATACGTGGAAAAGATTGGTTTCTCACCTTTGTTTTAGATAGTGTCACCATCTAATGGAAACCATTTTTTCGACATTTGTCTAAGATGTTGCCAATTTTCCTGACAAATAGTGGAACAGCACCACCTAGTGATTCAGATCCTCTATTAAGCAGATAGGTCTAGTCTAAACCAGGATTTTATAGATCTTGTAAACATTCATGATACATTTCAAGGACATTTTGGATGCATTTATGTCTCTGTCCTTGACGTGATATCCCCCTTTATAATTACATGAATCCACATAAAATTAAGAGTTTGAAGaggtacggaagccctgaaccgcaaggtaaaaaaaaaaaaaaatttactagcttaagtttttttatgtgtcttagTGCCTTCCCACAACGGTGTTTTAGTGTCACgtcaaaataagaaaataaaaaaatatatatatgattttaagTATAAAGTCATAGCATTGCGAGAATAAAGTCGAAATGTTTTGAGAGTAAGTCGTAAGGAAAGTAgcatcaaagtgatgtggtggacagcAGCAAAGTGCAGTGTCTGAGTCTTTTGATACAGTAAACACCACTAAACAGGGAGCTATAATTGGTTATGCAACTTTGTTGCATAGGTGACAGAATGTGTTGAAGGTCATCAAACAATCAGTAATAACTCATGTTGTCACACCTGACAATGAACGCCATATGAAACATATTTAACTTGAGATATATTCATTTAATTGCGGGATTTCATGTATTAGAAATCTCCCTAGCATTATGTTCTTTTTATTAcgatttgcaaaacatttttgttattgtattataccataactataaatatataaatgaacaGATAAAGAACCACAGACATCTTGTCGCCTTGTCAGcataagatttcatgcttactgatagtggcacctggtggctgaGGTTGGTACCACATGTTTATTGTTAACTAGCAGGAAACAATATTCTCGTGTCCCCcttgggaaaaaaacaacaacacacatttagagaaaaaaaaacccattgagatgagaaacatttcagagaaaaaaaatcacagaacCAAAAAAATTCAAAGAGAGAGAACGAGggagaaaaaaacattcagagGGGGAAACTttttgaaagagagagacaaagggAGAAAAGCAAATGTCAGCGGGGGAACTttttgaaaaagagagagaaaaaaaaattcagagggGAAACTTTTTGAAAATTTTGGCAgagaatttttttcttcattttgcgTAATCAGGACTCAAAGAGGACAtgaaataatcaaaatattttaaaggacATCTACTCTTTTGACAACAGTGCTTTCAATAAAAACTTTTTGACATACCCCAGCAAAGATACTGTATAATCCCATTCAAACTTTCACTAATTCTTCAGTATTAGCACTGGAATAGTGTGAAACATTCAAACACAGATACTTTATTTGACTAGTTTAcaatataatttaaatcatttacaTATTTGCATCATATTACATCAGAAAATAGATAATCGTTTTAAAGGCACTTTGAGAGCCTGTTAAACATATCTTAAAAATgatatattgttaaaaattgtTAAAAACTTATTCAAGCACAGGCTAATAAAATGCTAGGTGCTCTATAGTGGCCATGCAGTATACGTTTAAATGTATCATAAGCAAATAAATCTGTGCAAAATCAAATTTTGTACAGCATACACATGCAGATGACGCATAatcatatattaaaatatttgagtAAAACAATGTTCAAAATATTCACCTATTTACCACAATTTTCTTAATATAAGAAATGCCTCAAATCTTCACTGATATTCTTCCGTGTATCAACAACAAACTCACATCAATGTAAGTCACATGTAAGTCTATACATGCCATTTAAATCATGAATACTCTAAAATTATTTGCAGgagtatattatttaaatgtgtattCAAAATTTTAAGAAACAGACTGGCAGTGTTAAAAACTTCGGAAAAACTGGAGGGAAAGTTCATAACATAGAAACATGGTAGCACTCATTGGAAATCCTCTGATAGCATTCACTGTCGCCCCACGGAAGAAAACCTGATTGGACAATCAGAACGTAAGACAAAAGCATCAacattttattcatatttcaCAAAACTGAATGTTCAAATGACACACGAACAACCAACGGAAATGAACTTATATCAAGTCTTTAGTTATCTATTAATGTGTCTGTCGCTTAAGAtcagtttatttgtttttaatcagaAATCATTTTACATTTAGAGGTATTTCATAACATCCACATTAATATGATGGGTCCCTTGTCAAATTagtaaaaaatcttaataatgTACGTTTTAAATAAATCGATTCTTGGTATACCCTTCATATTCCTTAAATTCCCCCAATTTCTAGGTTATCCAGTTCACGAACTTGCCACAGAGGATCACATTCTACCCATTTACACAagcttaattttttattgtttaacagCCATTCATTTCCTGTATGCCTGgcaataaaattgttttaaacattttacagCTTTGAAATTGCATTACATCGAGCAACAGTGAGATAAACTTACATGTATTCCCTCTGTTTTGTAATTTTGCATGATGCAGTGCAGAATACCCTTATATTTCCTCTGTTGCATGGCATCTGCCTGCAACCGACTTTTTACCACGTCAGCTGGTGTGGCTGTGACCCATGAGATGGATCCTGTAAAACAACAGCAAAATCAAAAGTTTGATATCATGACGTGGAACATACTGGAGAATTCTGTGTCCTTAAATTGCTTGTCGCTGAACCACTAGGATCATTATTAGGTTTAAACCAGGCCTTCCCTGACATAGCAATAGGAGGGAAAGTCTTAATGTGAGGTACagtgaaatatttttaaacaatccACCCTCCTGCTATCCTTAGCCAAGACATATGCTTGTTAATTTGTGCATGACTGCTGAGAAGTGGTTGGTGTCATACAGAGTCTCTGACTCACAACCTTTTTAACTCAGTTGAACCAAGAGAGAAATAAGTCAACACTTGTTCAAATACactcaaaataaaaacacaacaagTGCATCTGGTGTTTCTTTAGGTCAGTGTCACACTTTTGCAAGAAAAGAAAAGACACTATTGTATGTTAATTCAGTTTTCCCAGCTGTTTTGGCTtaatgctctgttccaaaacctagtgagctgactatgtaggcagcattttaaggcatcataagcaCGCTTCCGCGCTAAGGCTTTTCCAAAAGGCAGGCAGCATAATTATagcgttttttctttttttctttctattttaccCAATGTTTGTGTCTGCTAtgcatttttattcttattagaGTATCACGTTATTTGCTTAGCAACACCaaactattgaaatcaattgtaagTTGAGTCTCCCTGCTATTCCTGCCTAAGTAGAAGTAAAGGGCTCTGGGGAACAATAATGGAAGTTTCCCAatctgtgggtgttttcaaactgGAATGGGCATTTtttaactatccaatgaaagtagggaatctcaatgtagaaaccaatgggcgtttccaaaccaggatgggcgtttctcaactatccaataaaagtagggaatctcaatgtagtaatcagtagGCGTTTCTAAACCAGGATGGGTTTTTCTCAagtatccaatgaaagtagagaATCTCAATGTAGTGGGCAAATCATGTAAAgcagtttgaaaacgcccactgagTGGGAAACTTCCATTTTTGTTTTGCAGAGACACGTCTCCCTAAACACAGCATTCCAAAGCATTCccttatgaggctccatttcagttaggaggCTGCCTTTGTGGAAATAATGTCTCATTTACCTGCTAAACCTCCTGCAAGCCATATAGAGCAGAGATGGGGGGAGCCATTGACATCAGGATTCAGCCAGCCACAGAATAATGTGTACGGGATGAAGTAAAGAGCATAACCAGGTACATCTCGCATTATCATGGCTCCCGCTCCTCTGTAAAGCCCTTGGATGCCCTCATTCTGCAGTATGGTACTAATGCAGTGGAGTGGTCCTCTGTACATAGATTGGGCCTGAATTCCCATTGAACGAAGAGGGACACTACCATTTCCGGCAAGGTTAAAATTCTCTGTGTGGGAACAGCTTACATTTTTGTGATCTTGATAGATCTGATTTAAGTTGTTCATTGACTTGTTTTGTTGTTCATTTACAAAAGATTTAATCACATGAAACTTCTGTGAGTCAGAAGCTTTCAGTAATGATTACACAGGAAGGATTTTAATCCACTTCCGTCACATAAATAGCTCCAGAAGTGCTAAAGTTCTGCCTTTGCCTTGGAACAATACCCAAGCCTCAAGCTTACCTGAGAGAACAGGTTGGGTTTGCATCTGGAGCCTAATTTTTACAAGGTCAACAGGAGCACCCACCCCCACCGAAACCAGGCCAGTCAACATGCTTGCTATAGTTAAATCAAGCATGCTGGATGGGTGTCTAACATCACCATAGCGATATCTGCTAATGAGTCGTTGTGTGTTACTGAAGAAGCCAAAGACCACAGAATTATAAAGGGTGATGCTTGCCAGTGGAAAGGAAAGTCCTTTGAAAAAGCCTGTAACCTAACACAAGACAAAAGAAAAGGTTACCATGCATTTTCTACTTTTGTGTCCAAGGGAAAGAAAACACAGTTTACACCTAAACGCTGTCATAAAAAGGCAACCAGCACTGGCCATTTGATTTCACATGTTCACTGGTTCATACAGTCCAGGAGTGTattaatgtgaatgggtttggCATGCTGTCCATAACAGAGGGGCTTGAGCAAGGAACTGGgtgccaaaatgcacataaaggcagcataaaagtaatccataaaactctattGGTCAAATcgatatattcagaagcgatattatagatgtggatgagaaactgatcaatatttaagtcctttacttgtatgtggcgatatgcacgaagaatgcgaatcgccaaacacaaaagaaaaagaatgtgaaagtggagattggtagtaaaaaaggacttaaatattgatctgtttcttacagacacatgtcatattgcttctgaagacatggatttaaccactggagttatatggattaattgtatgctgcttttatctgctttttggactttcacatttctggcaaccattcacttgctttgtatgaacctatagagcttaaatattcttctgaaaatctttgtttgtgttcagcagaacaaagaaagtcataaacatctgggatggcatcaggatgagtaaatgatgagagaattttcatttttgggtgaactatccctttaagtattttaattaattactcAAGATACCACCCATCGATGTTGTAAAGACTTACAGTTTCCTTTTTGTAGATCGTTACAACACAGTGTAGAGTGTTCTTGTATCCTTTGCCTGCTTGTAAACGAGTCTGTAAAAGAGCAAGAAGGAATCTAGTCAAACGAATTCTTTGGGCATGGAACTTTATCCCTATTAGAATACATTTAGATTAGACTAAAGGATACAGGGAACAAAGATGGCTTAGTTATTTGTACAACGTGAATCATAAAACAAGCATTGTCTGTCAAGATACCTTAACTGTGTCAAGAGGATGTCCAACAACCACACTGGAGGCTCCTGAAACAAATACAAATTGTGCAATATGTTGCAATTAAAGTGTACAAAACAACTTTTTAATGGACATGTGATGAAGATGATAAATTCCAAATTGCATAGCTTTGTAGGAGGCTATCCTTGCGGAACATTGTGTCCACATTCATGAATAagagacattgttttgaacatttcATGGTGGGTGCACATGCACATTAGGGCCTTGGTTTCTAGATAAATTTTCGTTTCAAAAGAGAACACTATTCCCTCATCTTCTGAACTCGTTTTAAGCGTCAAGGCAGAGAAATGTCGACCAGTCCACGGTGCAAACAAACATGAAATCAGCActgtttgcaaaaaaaataaaaaaataaataaataaaaaaataaaataaaaaaatgcgaTGGAGAAAAGTATCTGTGACTGTCACAAACATCTAACACAAATTTCATAAACGATCATAAATGTCTTTAACTTTAAGAAAAGGTTTATTTTTCTGTCAAGAGAAAGTCACAAAGAGTGATAAACATAAACAGAGACGCAACGACCCCCGTCGCGGTTTTACCTCTCAAACCAATACGCTATTTTTCGTGATTTTATCTTTACAGTTTTCCTCAAACTTTTCCCTTTTCGTTGTAGTTTAGGGGGGAAACTTATGAAAAATCTGATCGTATCGTTTAAGTTTGCATATAAGTGGCGAAAagatattttttgtaatgttaaaCACGTTTCAAAGCTTTAACGACATGCCAACCACACAAAACTTACCTCCAATCCATCCGGCTAAGAAGTCATCCAAATGAAATACTGTCATTGTAAAGCAGAATGAATTCACCCTGACGTTCTCTAAATAAGTGCCGCCGGCTTGGATCTGTTCAACTGTTATCGCAAAACATCCTTAACCTTAACTTAACAGTTGGTCGGATCAATAAAAGCAGCCCCAACCAAACATTTAAACCGCAACACATCGGTGAGGGGGGAGTATGGGGGCGTTACAGTAAAACGAAAATAGATCTGTTCACAGATAAACATTTGTAAAGTACTAAGTATAATAATAGAATGCAGGGACATTTCACTTCTGAATGGTATAAGAGAGTTCTTTTTCATTTAACACTTAATGTGGCTGCCGTTCCTCTATAGGCTGAGGAATGCATGGAATGGGGTGGTTTCCATAGCTCATATCAGATTAAAACCATAAAAATATGCGTTTAACAAGCCAACCATTCTCTTGTATATAATGTTTTAACCACTGCTAATGGTCTCCTTCATTGCCATTTCTTTATGCTCCAATCCTCAACATCACTCCTTGCCATGAAATTGCACTGTATATCCATAGCTttagatgtaaacaaacattctTTACTTGAAGTGTAAAGTACCAATAGTGTTGA from Myxocyprinus asiaticus isolate MX2 ecotype Aquarium Trade chromosome 22, UBuf_Myxa_2, whole genome shotgun sequence includes the following:
- the LOC127413293 gene encoding solute carrier family 25 member 48, yielding MTVFHLDDFLAGWIGGASSVVVGHPLDTVKTRLQAGKGYKNTLHCVVTIYKKETVTGFFKGLSFPLASITLYNSVVFGFFSNTQRLISRYRYGDVRHPSSMLDLTIASMLTGLVSVGVGAPVDLVKIRLQMQTQPVLSENFNLAGNGSVPLRSMGIQAQSMYRGPLHCISTILQNEGIQGLYRGAGAMIMRDVPGYALYFIPYTLFCGWLNPDVNGSPHLCSIWLAGGLAGSISWVTATPADVVKSRLQADAMQQRKYKGILHCIMQNYKTEGIHVFFRGATVNAIRGFPMSATMFLCYELSLQFFRSF